The proteins below come from a single Streptomyces sp. M92 genomic window:
- a CDS encoding tryptophan 2,3-dioxygenase family protein yields the protein MSHDAPNLDFEGSTPYEDYVKADVLTHLQHTLSDDPGEMVFLVTTQVMELWFTVVVHEWETAARALREDRTDVARDALKRSVRELEALNASWTPLAGLTPAQFNSYRSALGEGSGFQSAMYRRLEFLLGDKSASMLVPHRGAPRVHAELEKALHEPSLYDEVVRLLARRGYDIPDAVLQRDVTKKYEAAPEVEAAWTAVYSGDQNGELARLGEALTDVAELVWRWRNDHLVATRRAMGSKTGTGGSAGVAWLEKRARGNVFPELWTARSYV from the coding sequence ATGTCCCACGACGCCCCGAATCTCGACTTCGAGGGCAGCACGCCGTACGAGGACTACGTCAAGGCGGACGTGCTCACCCATCTCCAGCACACCCTCTCCGACGATCCCGGAGAGATGGTCTTCCTGGTCACGACCCAGGTCATGGAGCTGTGGTTCACCGTCGTCGTCCACGAGTGGGAGACCGCGGCCCGCGCCCTGCGCGAGGACCGGACCGACGTGGCGAGGGACGCGCTGAAGCGTTCGGTGCGGGAGCTGGAGGCGCTGAACGCCTCCTGGACGCCGCTCGCGGGCCTCACGCCCGCCCAGTTCAACTCCTACCGCAGCGCCCTCGGCGAGGGTTCCGGCTTCCAGTCGGCCATGTACCGCCGCCTGGAGTTCCTGCTCGGCGACAAGTCCGCGTCCATGCTCGTCCCGCACCGCGGCGCCCCGCGCGTCCACGCCGAGCTGGAGAAGGCGCTGCACGAGCCGAGCCTGTACGACGAGGTGGTCCGGCTGCTCGCCCGGCGCGGGTACGACATCCCCGACGCGGTGCTCCAGCGCGACGTCACCAAGAAGTACGAGGCGGCGCCCGAGGTGGAGGCCGCCTGGACGGCCGTTTACTCCGGTGACCAGAACGGCGAGCTGGCCCGCCTCGGCGAGGCCCTCACCGACGTCGCCGAGCTGGTGTGGCGCTGGCGCAACGACCACCTGGTCGCCACCCGCCGCGCGATGGGCTCGAAGACGGGCACGGGCGGCTCCGCCGGGGTGGCCTGGCTGGAGAAGCGGGCCCGCGGCAACGTGTTCCCCGAGCTGTGGACGGCGAGGTCCTATGTCTGA
- a CDS encoding DUF3151 domain-containing protein has translation MAIHENLLGGPPPTHLPDDPGPRELLAGGTSAADVAAKYPTSSLAWARLADEAYERGGVVESYAYARTGYHRGLDSLRRNGWKGHGPVPWSHEPNRGFLRALHALARAAQAIGEKEEYERCSQFLKDSSPEAAEVLG, from the coding sequence ATGGCCATTCACGAGAACCTCCTCGGGGGACCGCCCCCGACCCACCTCCCCGACGACCCCGGTCCGCGCGAGCTGCTGGCCGGCGGGACCTCGGCCGCCGACGTCGCCGCGAAGTACCCGACGTCCTCGCTGGCCTGGGCCCGGCTGGCCGACGAGGCGTACGAGCGGGGCGGCGTCGTGGAGTCGTACGCGTACGCCCGTACGGGCTACCACCGCGGCCTGGACTCCCTGCGCCGCAACGGCTGGAAGGGCCACGGACCGGTCCCCTGGAGCCACGAGCCGAACCGCGGCTTCCTGCGCGCCCTGCACGCCCTCGCCCGCGCCGCCCAGGCGATCGGCGAGAAGGAGGAGTACGAGCGCTGCAGCCAGTTCCTGAAGGACTCCTCGCCGGAGGCGGCCGAGGTCCTGGGCTGA
- the kynU gene encoding kynureninase gives MSEALDLAGEAGKLDAADGLAAVRERFVLDDVTYLDGNSLGALPAHVPDRVADVVRRQWGELRIRSWEESGWWTAPERIGDRIAPLVGAAAGQVVVGDSTSVNVFKALVAAVRMAAQDGGDGADGPARDEILVDATTFPTDGYIAESAARMTGCTLRPVAPAEVPSALGDRTAAVLLNHVDYRTGRLHDLPALTAAVHAAGAYAVWDLCHSAGALPVGLDEHGVDLAVGCTYKYLNGGPGSPAYLYVRRDLQARFDSPLPGWNSHAEPFGMRPGYEPASGALRGRVGTPDILSLLALEAALDVWDEDAVSVAAVRAKSLALTDFFLRCVGEYVPDGRVESVTPAAHAERGSQVSLRCEDAGDVMKRLIERGVVGDFRAPDVLRFGFTPLYVGFADVERAARVLARTLDAAG, from the coding sequence GTGTCCGAGGCGCTCGATCTCGCCGGCGAGGCCGGGAAGCTGGACGCCGCCGACGGGCTGGCCGCGGTGCGCGAGCGGTTCGTCCTCGACGACGTGACGTACCTGGACGGCAACTCGCTGGGCGCCCTGCCCGCGCACGTTCCCGACCGCGTGGCGGACGTCGTGCGCCGCCAGTGGGGCGAGCTGCGCATCCGGTCCTGGGAGGAGAGCGGCTGGTGGACCGCGCCCGAGCGGATCGGCGACCGCATCGCCCCGCTGGTGGGGGCGGCGGCCGGGCAGGTCGTGGTGGGCGACTCCACGAGCGTGAACGTCTTCAAGGCGCTGGTGGCGGCGGTGCGGATGGCGGCGCAGGACGGAGGGGACGGAGCGGACGGTCCCGCGCGGGACGAGATCCTCGTGGACGCCACCACCTTCCCCACGGACGGGTACATCGCCGAGTCCGCCGCCCGGATGACGGGGTGCACCCTGCGCCCGGTCGCCCCGGCCGAGGTGCCGTCGGCGCTGGGGGACCGTACGGCCGCCGTACTCCTCAACCACGTCGACTACCGCACCGGCCGGCTGCACGACCTGCCCGCCCTCACGGCCGCCGTGCACGCGGCGGGCGCGTACGCCGTCTGGGACCTGTGCCACAGCGCGGGCGCGCTGCCGGTCGGGCTCGACGAGCACGGCGTGGACCTGGCGGTCGGCTGCACCTACAAGTACCTCAACGGCGGCCCCGGCTCGCCCGCCTACCTCTACGTGCGCCGGGACCTCCAGGCCCGCTTCGACTCCCCCCTGCCGGGCTGGAACTCGCACGCCGAGCCGTTCGGCATGCGGCCGGGGTACGAACCGGCCTCCGGTGCCCTGCGCGGCCGGGTCGGCACGCCGGACATCCTCTCCCTGCTCGCCCTGGAGGCGGCGCTGGACGTGTGGGACGAGGACGCGGTGTCGGTGGCGGCGGTGCGGGCCAAGTCGCTGGCGCTGACGGACTTCTTCCTGCGCTGCGTCGGGGAGTACGTGCCGGACGGCCGGGTGGAGTCCGTGACGCCCGCGGCGCACGCCGAGCGGGGGAGCCAGGTCTCGCTGCGCTGCGAGGACGCCGGTGACGTGATGAAGCGGCTGATCGAGCGCGGGGTGGTCGGGGACT
- a CDS encoding aldose epimerase family protein produces the protein MSNEPITLTAGDAEATVLPGNGGRIGGLRVGGTELLRQGERYGCFPMVPWCGRIREGRFRDGAVVHQMPLNSPPHAIHGTARDAAWRTARVTDGETVLTYDLTDPWPYPGRVTQVIALTGDALTLTMSVETYESSFPAQLGWHPWFNRTLDGADVAIAFDPAWQEERGDDHLPTGNRTDPKPGPWDDCFGMPDGVDVTLTWPGRLELRVTSPEQWAVVYDEQETAVCVEPQTGPPDGLNTLPRLVTPLEPLEATTTWRWTRL, from the coding sequence GTGAGCAACGAACCCATCACGCTGACCGCGGGTGACGCGGAGGCGACCGTGCTGCCGGGCAACGGCGGCCGGATCGGCGGGCTGCGCGTCGGCGGCACGGAACTGCTCCGCCAGGGCGAGCGCTACGGCTGCTTCCCGATGGTCCCCTGGTGCGGCCGCATCCGCGAGGGCCGCTTCCGGGACGGCGCGGTCGTCCACCAGATGCCGCTGAACTCCCCGCCGCACGCCATCCACGGCACCGCCCGCGACGCCGCCTGGCGCACCGCCCGCGTCACCGACGGCGAGACGGTCCTCACGTACGACCTCACCGACCCCTGGCCCTACCCCGGCCGCGTCACCCAGGTGATCGCCCTCACCGGGGACGCGCTGACGCTGACGATGTCGGTCGAGACGTACGAGTCGTCCTTCCCGGCGCAGCTCGGCTGGCACCCCTGGTTCAACCGCACCCTCGACGGCGCGGACGTGGCGATCGCCTTCGACCCCGCCTGGCAGGAGGAGCGCGGCGACGACCACCTGCCCACCGGCAACCGGACCGACCCGAAGCCGGGACCCTGGGACGACTGCTTCGGCATGCCCGACGGAGTCGACGTCACCCTGACCTGGCCGGGTCGGCTGGAGCTGAGGGTGACCAGCCCCGAGCAGTGGGCCGTGGTCTACGACGAGCAGGAGACCGCCGTCTGCGTGGAGCCGCAGACCGGCCCGCCCGACGGCCTGAACACCCTCCCGCGCCTGGTCACGCCCCTGGAGCCGTTGGAGGCCACCACGACCTGGCGCTGGACCCGGCTCTAA
- the fbaA gene encoding class II fructose-bisphosphate aldolase — protein MPIATPEVYNEMLDRAKAGKFAYPAINVTSSQTLHAALRGFAEAESDGIVQISTGGAEFLGGQHSKDMVTGAVALAEFAHIVAEKYDVTVALHTDHCPKDKLDGYVRPLLAVSEERVKAGRNPLFQSHMWDGSAETLSDNLSIAQELLERARAARIVLEVEITPTGGEEDGVSHEINDSLYTTVDDAVRTVEALGLGEKGRYLLAASFGNVHGVYKPGNVVLRPELLKELNEGIAAKYGQPAGSKPFDFVFHGGSGSSAEEIATALENGVVKMNIDTDTQYAFTRPVADHMFRNYDGVLKVDGEVGNKKTYDPRTWGKLAEAGMAARVVEACGHLRSAGQKIK, from the coding sequence ATGCCCATCGCAACTCCCGAGGTCTACAACGAGATGCTGGACCGGGCGAAGGCAGGAAAGTTCGCCTACCCGGCCATCAACGTGACCTCCTCCCAGACGCTGCACGCGGCCCTGCGCGGTTTCGCGGAGGCGGAGAGCGACGGCATCGTCCAGATCTCCACCGGCGGCGCCGAGTTCCTGGGCGGCCAGCACAGCAAGGACATGGTGACCGGCGCCGTCGCCCTCGCCGAGTTCGCGCACATCGTCGCCGAGAAGTACGACGTCACCGTCGCGCTGCACACGGACCACTGCCCGAAGGACAAGCTCGACGGGTACGTGCGTCCGCTGCTCGCGGTCTCCGAGGAGCGCGTCAAGGCCGGCCGCAACCCGCTCTTCCAGTCGCACATGTGGGACGGCTCCGCCGAGACCCTGTCCGACAACCTCTCCATCGCCCAGGAGCTCCTGGAGCGCGCCCGCGCCGCCAGGATCGTCCTCGAGGTCGAGATCACCCCGACCGGCGGCGAGGAGGACGGCGTCTCCCACGAGATCAACGACTCCCTCTACACGACGGTCGACGACGCGGTCCGCACCGTCGAGGCCCTGGGCCTGGGCGAGAAGGGCCGCTACCTGCTCGCCGCCTCCTTCGGCAACGTGCACGGCGTGTACAAGCCGGGCAACGTCGTGCTCCGCCCCGAGCTGCTCAAGGAGCTGAACGAGGGCATCGCCGCGAAGTACGGTCAGCCGGCCGGCAGCAAGCCGTTCGACTTCGTCTTCCACGGCGGTTCCGGCTCCTCCGCCGAGGAGATCGCGACCGCGCTGGAGAACGGCGTGGTCAAGATGAACATCGACACGGACACCCAGTACGCCTTCACGCGTCCGGTCGCCGACCACATGTTCCGCAACTACGACGGCGTCCTGAAGGTCGACGGCGAGGTCGGCAACAAGAAGACCTACGACCCGCGCACCTGGGGCAAGCTGGCCGAGGCCGGCATGGCCGCGCGCGTCGTCGAGGCCTGCGGGCACCTGCGCTCGGCGGGCCAGAAGATCAAGTAA
- the pyrE gene encoding orotate phosphoribosyltransferase, translated as MTDVRAALLQQIKDKAVVHGKVTLSSGLEADYYVDLRRITLDGEAAPLVGQVLLDLTADLEFDAVGGLTMGADPVAASMLHAAAARGRKLDAFVVRKAAKAHGLQRRVEGPDIEGRRVLVVEDTSTTGGSPLTAVEAVREAGAEVVAVATIVDRATGAAEKIEQGASVPYRYAYDKDELGLD; from the coding sequence ATGACGGACGTACGCGCGGCGCTGCTGCAGCAGATCAAGGACAAGGCCGTGGTGCACGGCAAGGTGACCCTCTCCTCGGGTCTCGAGGCCGACTACTACGTGGACCTGCGCCGCATCACCCTGGACGGCGAGGCCGCGCCGCTGGTCGGGCAGGTGCTGCTGGACCTGACGGCCGACCTGGAGTTCGACGCGGTCGGCGGGCTGACCATGGGCGCCGACCCGGTCGCCGCGAGCATGCTGCACGCCGCCGCCGCGCGGGGCCGGAAGCTGGACGCGTTCGTCGTCCGCAAGGCCGCCAAGGCGCACGGGCTGCAGCGCCGCGTCGAGGGCCCGGACATCGAGGGCCGCCGCGTCCTGGTCGTCGAGGACACCTCCACCACCGGCGGCTCCCCGCTCACCGCCGTCGAGGCGGTGCGCGAGGCCGGTGCCGAGGTCGTCGCCGTCGCCACGATCGTCGACCGGGCGACGGGTGCCGCCGAGAAGATCGAGCAGGGCGCCTCGGTGCCGTACCGGTACGCGTACGACAAGGACGAGCTGGGCCTCGACTGA
- a CDS encoding MFS transporter translates to MPDVRLAAPQGRWILLTTVLGSGMAMLDSTVVNVALPRIGRDLDTDLAALQWTVNAYMVTLAGLILLGGALGDRFGRRRIFVLGVLWFAAASLLCGLAPNAGVLIAARALQGIGGALLTPGSLALIQASFHPDDRGRAVGLWSGFGGVGAAVGPFVGGWLVDGPGWRWVFLLNVPLALLCAPVAVRHVPESSDERAHGRFDVLGAVLGAAALGLLTYALIEARTASWAVAVSALAGVAAAVAFVVVERRRPDPMMPPDIFASRQFTAVNLVTLCVYAAFGGFFFLAALQLQVVVGWSALAAGTALLPTTLLMLLLSARSGELGERVGPRLQLTVGPLLCAAGMLLMLRVGPGASYLADVLPALLVLGLGMVTLVAPLTATVLASVDTARAGLASGVNNAAARAAGLVAVAALPLLTGMGEEAYRRPDAFDDAFGPAMLICAGVLVAGSLVAVTTVRRPAPDYRRPECRTHGSVAVPPLEGERDGRP, encoded by the coding sequence ATGCCCGACGTCCGGCTGGCCGCACCGCAAGGCAGATGGATTCTGCTGACCACCGTCCTCGGCTCCGGCATGGCGATGCTGGACTCGACCGTCGTCAACGTCGCGCTGCCCCGCATCGGCCGCGACCTCGACACGGACCTCGCCGCGCTCCAGTGGACCGTCAACGCCTACATGGTCACGCTGGCCGGGCTGATCCTCCTCGGCGGGGCGCTCGGCGACCGCTTCGGGCGGCGCCGGATCTTCGTGCTCGGCGTGCTCTGGTTCGCCGCCGCGTCCCTGCTGTGCGGTCTCGCTCCGAACGCCGGCGTCCTGATCGCCGCCCGCGCCCTCCAGGGTATCGGCGGCGCCCTGCTCACCCCCGGGTCGCTGGCCCTCATCCAGGCGTCCTTCCACCCGGACGACCGGGGCCGGGCGGTGGGCCTGTGGTCGGGGTTCGGGGGCGTCGGCGCGGCGGTGGGCCCGTTCGTCGGGGGCTGGCTGGTGGACGGTCCGGGCTGGCGCTGGGTGTTCCTCCTCAACGTCCCCCTGGCCCTGCTCTGCGCGCCGGTCGCCGTGCGCCACGTGCCCGAGTCGTCGGACGAGCGCGCCCACGGCCGCTTCGACGTGCTCGGCGCCGTCCTCGGCGCCGCGGCCCTCGGGCTGCTCACGTACGCCCTGATCGAGGCGCGCACGGCGTCCTGGGCGGTGGCGGTCAGTGCCCTGGCGGGGGTGGCCGCGGCGGTGGCCTTCGTCGTCGTCGAGCGGCGCCGCCCCGATCCGATGATGCCGCCGGACATCTTCGCCTCCCGCCAGTTCACCGCGGTCAACCTGGTCACCCTGTGCGTCTACGCGGCCTTCGGGGGCTTCTTCTTCCTGGCCGCGCTCCAGCTCCAGGTCGTCGTCGGCTGGTCGGCGCTGGCCGCCGGTACGGCGCTGCTGCCCACCACCCTGCTGATGCTGCTGCTCTCCGCGCGCTCCGGCGAACTCGGCGAGCGCGTCGGCCCGCGCCTCCAGCTCACCGTCGGCCCGCTGCTGTGCGCGGCCGGGATGCTGCTGATGCTGCGGGTCGGTCCGGGCGCCTCGTACCTCGCCGACGTGCTGCCCGCGCTGCTGGTGCTCGGCCTGGGCATGGTCACCCTGGTGGCACCGCTGACGGCGACCGTGCTGGCCTCCGTGGACACCGCCCGCGCGGGGCTCGCCAGCGGCGTCAACAACGCCGCGGCCCGTGCCGCCGGGCTCGTCGCGGTGGCCGCGCTGCCGCTGCTCACCGGGATGGGGGAGGAGGCGTACCGGAGGCCGGACGCCTTCGACGACGCGTTCGGCCCGGCCATGCTGATCTGCGCGGGCGTGCTGGTGGCGGGCTCCCTCGTCGCCGTCACCACCGTGCGCCGCCCGGCCCCGGACTACCGCAGGCCGGAGTGCCGCACGCACGGCTCGGTGGCGGTGCCGCCACTGGAGGGGGAGCGGGACGGCCGTCCCTGA
- a CDS encoding SRPBCC family protein — protein MEHEVFVPVPAARLGDALADPARVARALPGLQQDAGAEPVTGRLKVRVGSHSITYRGALRLTARDDGTYAVEGDATESRGTGTVALALTLRVADADGGCTLVIAGTATADGRVTELPADAVTSATTRLLTRFAENLGRAAEQEAKPEQEPEAGPGQQPEPEPEAEARPRQGPDPEHVSVFDTEVPPSSLADEAEAEAEGEAEAEAETQAGPRAPGTPEVPEPPPAEAAHARRTMIGRSAEEVDHAPPRGRYAPVPAPQAGVAGTSLRWAAPAAALVVASAIVVGRALRRRR, from the coding sequence ATGGAGCATGAGGTGTTCGTTCCGGTTCCGGCCGCGCGGCTCGGGGACGCGCTGGCCGACCCCGCCCGGGTGGCGCGGGCCCTTCCGGGGCTCCAGCAGGACGCCGGTGCCGAGCCCGTCACGGGGCGGCTGAAGGTGCGCGTCGGCAGCCACTCCATCACCTACCGGGGCGCACTGCGCCTGACCGCCCGGGACGACGGCACGTACGCCGTCGAGGGCGATGCCACCGAGTCGCGCGGCACCGGCACGGTCGCGCTCGCGCTGACGCTCCGGGTGGCGGACGCGGACGGCGGCTGCACCCTGGTGATCGCCGGGACGGCCACGGCGGACGGACGGGTCACGGAGCTCCCGGCGGACGCGGTGACGTCGGCGACGACGAGGCTGCTCACCCGCTTCGCGGAGAACCTGGGCCGGGCGGCGGAGCAGGAGGCGAAGCCCGAGCAGGAACCCGAGGCCGGGCCGGGCCAGCAGCCCGAGCCCGAGCCCGAGGCCGAAGCCCGGCCCCGACAGGGGCCCGACCCCGAGCACGTCTCCGTCTTCGACACCGAGGTCCCTCCGTCCTCCCTTGCGGACGAAGCGGAGGCAGAGGCAGAGGGAGAGGCGGAGGCAGAGGCGGAGACTCAGGCCGGGCCGCGGGCGCCCGGCACCCCGGAAGTCCCCGAGCCGCCCCCCGCCGAGGCCGCGCACGCGCGCCGTACGATGATCGGCCGCAGCGCCGAGGAGGTGGACCACGCCCCGCCGCGCGGCCGGTACGCCCCCGTCCCCGCGCCGCAGGCGGGCGTGGCCGGCACCTCCCTGCGCTGGGCCGCACCGGCGGCGGCGCTGGTGGTGGCGTCGGCGATCGTCGTGGGCCGCGCGCTGCGCAGGCGGCGCTGA